The Anaerolineales bacterium genomic interval CACCCCGCAGGAACAACTTGAACTAGCGCTGATCGAGAACCTGCAGCGTGCCGATCTGAATCCCCTGGAGGCCGCCGAAGGCTTCCGCCAGCTGGCGCAGGATTTCGGCCTTTCGCACGAGGCGATCGCCGAACGGGTGGGCAAGAGCCGGGCGGCGGTCAGCAACACTCTCCGCTTGCTCAGGCTCCCCCCAGCTTGCCGTCAGGCGCTGATCGACGGTGTGATCAGTGAAGGCCATGCGCGGGCGCTGCTGGCCCTACCGACCACGGAAGGCCAGGCGGCGGCGCTGGAGACGATCCACAAGCGCAATCTGAACGTCCGCCAGACCGAGGAGCTCGTCCAGCGGCTGCTCGGCCAGCGCAGCCGGCATCCGAAGGCCAGCCGGCGTACGCCGGAGGAAGAGGCGCTCGAAGAGCAATTGATGCAGGCGCTGGGCACGCGGGTCAACCTGCGCCTGGGCCGCAAGGGCGGCAGCCTGGTGATCCACTTCTACTCCGACGAGGAACTCGAGGCGCTGATCGACCGCATTACCGGTTCAGGGCGCGGCTAGCATGCGCTACCTGGTAATCGGCAGCGGCGCAGTGGGCGGCTACCTCGGCGGACGGCTGGCGCTCTCGGGCCAGCCGGTTCTGTTTCTGGCGCGGCCGCCTCAAGCCGAGGCCCTGCGCCGCTCCGGGCTGACGCTGGTCGAAGGCGGCCAGGCTGCCCGGCTGGCCGAGATGAAGCTCGAGTCGGATCTCTCGTCCGCGTGCTCCGCGTTCGATCCGCAGGTGATCCTGATCGCGGTCAAGGCGTACGCGCTGGAGGCGGTGATTGAGAGTTTGCACCGCCTGCCCGCTCCCATTCCCCCGCTGGTGTGCTTGCTGAACGGCATCGGCAATGAGCAGCGTCTGTCGGAGGCCTTCGGCGCCGGCCAGGTGATCGCGGCCGCGCTGACAACGGCGGTGCAAGTGCCTTCGCCCGGGACCGTGCGGGTGGAGAAGTTGCGCGGCCTCGGCCTGCATTCGGGCCACAGCCTGGCGCCTGAGCTGCTCGCCGAGCTGGCTGCCGCCGGAGTCAACCCGCGCTTGGTTGCCGATGCCGCCTCCTTGAAATGGTCGAAGCTGCTGACCAATCTGGTGTCGAATGCCACCTCGGCCATCCTGCACTGGACCCCGGCGCAGGTGTACGCCCATCCCGGGCTGTACCGGTTGGAAGTCGAGGCGCTGCGGGAGACGGTACGCCTGATGCGTGGCAAGGGGATCCCGGCGGTGAACCTGCCTGGCGTTCCGACAGCCTGGTTCGCCCGGCTGGTGGGCTGGCCCCCTGGCCTGTCCCGTCCGATCCTATTGCGGGCCGTCACCTCCGGTCGGGGAGACAAGCTCCCCTCACTTGTCTACGATCTGGAGCGGCGCCGCAGCGAGGTCGAGTGGTTGAACGGCGCCGTGGCCCAGCACGCACAGGCGTCGGGCATGGCTGCCCCGGCCAACCGCCTGTTGTGTAATCTGCTGCTGGCGTTGGTCGGCGGCGCCGAGGACCCGCAGGCGTATCGCGGCCAACCGCAGCGATTGCTGGCGCGCGCCGCCGCCGCCGGCGTCCCCGGCGTTACAGGGTATAATCCCGCCGGCTAGGCCCCGGGGCGCCGGCAACCGGAAGGATGTGGCTGCGGCGCCGCGTCTCACCAGGAGGCACGCAGTGAAGCGGTTTGAGGGGAAGGTAGCGGTCGTGACGGGCGGCTCGCGCGGCATTGGCCGGGCCTGTGCCCTGGAGCTGGGGACCGGGGGCGCCCGGGTGGTCGTCAACTACCATCAGAACGCCGCCGCCGCAGAGGAAGTGGTCACCGCCATCACCGCAAGCGGCGGCGAGGCCGTCGCCCGCCAGGCCGATGTCAGCTTGTTCGCCGAAGCGGAAGCCCTGGTCAAGTTCGCCATCGAAACCTACGGTGACCTGCACATCCTGGTCAACAACGCCGGCATCACGCGCGACGGGCTGATCATGACGATGAGCGAGGCCGATTGGGACATCGTCCAGTCCACGAACCTGAAATCGGCCTTCAACTGCTCACGCGCCGCCGTGCGGCAC includes:
- a CDS encoding ParB/RepB/Spo0J family partition protein, with translation MTRKYGLGKGLDALIPGGEVQRPAPSGARQIPVIDIQRNPRQPRSQFDSVELQELAASIRLHGVLQPLLVMPLPQGGYQLVAGERRLEASRLAGLSTVPAVVRTVTPQEQLELALIENLQRADLNPLEAAEGFRQLAQDFGLSHEAIAERVGKSRAAVSNTLRLLRLPPACRQALIDGVISEGHARALLALPTTEGQAAALETIHKRNLNVRQTEELVQRLLGQRSRHPKASRRTPEEEALEEQLMQALGTRVNLRLGRKGGSLVIHFYSDEELEALIDRITGSGRG
- the fabG gene encoding 3-oxoacyl-[acyl-carrier-protein] reductase; this translates as MKRFEGKVAVVTGGSRGIGRACALELGTGGARVVVNYHQNAAAAEEVVTAITASGGEAVARQADVSLFAEAEALVKFAIETYGDLHILVNNAGITRDGLIMTMSEADWDIVQSTNLKSAFNCSRAAVRHMLRRRYGRIINITSVAGQMGNAGQTNYSASKAGQIGFTKALAREVAGRSITVNGIAAGYIETDIWSTVPEAAKQTALSIIPLGRAGTADEIARAVAFLASDDAAYITGHILSVDGGMAMF
- a CDS encoding 2-dehydropantoate 2-reductase; translation: MRYLVIGSGAVGGYLGGRLALSGQPVLFLARPPQAEALRRSGLTLVEGGQAARLAEMKLESDLSSACSAFDPQVILIAVKAYALEAVIESLHRLPAPIPPLVCLLNGIGNEQRLSEAFGAGQVIAAALTTAVQVPSPGTVRVEKLRGLGLHSGHSLAPELLAELAAAGVNPRLVADAASLKWSKLLTNLVSNATSAILHWTPAQVYAHPGLYRLEVEALRETVRLMRGKGIPAVNLPGVPTAWFARLVGWPPGLSRPILLRAVTSGRGDKLPSLVYDLERRRSEVEWLNGAVAQHAQASGMAAPANRLLCNLLLALVGGAEDPQAYRGQPQRLLARAAAAGVPGVTGYNPAG